The proteins below come from a single Crossiella sp. CA-258035 genomic window:
- a CDS encoding GNAT family N-acetyltransferase produces MTSTLTVRPLTASTLSEHLDICRTAFYGEPDDPAREAQLRMWDPARFRGAFDGAELIGGGGIWPRRMTLPGTGAHSFAGVTMVAVAPGQRRRGALTGVMRSLLHDLHAEGGDPFAALWASEGGIYGRYGYGVAVERLEIEIDKGARFLPTVDTGTDRVREVSREVAEPLMRELHAKVAAQTPGWLERDTDAWHYRLLDGTQQRNGRQAFRFAVHPEGYALFRMHQRQVLAVEVHELVTTGPVGYAALWRHLLDADLAGLADYWCAAPDDPLPHLLADPRAVRRGRCDALWLRLVDVDRALPLRRYAGPLETVLELTDEFCPWNAGRRRLRIGADGHAEVTRTEDEPELALSTTELASAFLGGVRLTALAAAGRVRELRPGALAPLSRAFLTDPAPHTIENF; encoded by the coding sequence ATGACCTCAACGCTGACGGTCCGCCCGCTCACCGCCTCGACCCTGTCCGAGCACCTCGACATCTGCCGCACCGCCTTCTACGGCGAGCCCGACGATCCCGCCCGCGAGGCCCAGCTCCGGATGTGGGACCCGGCCCGCTTCCGGGGGGCCTTCGACGGCGCGGAGCTGATCGGCGGCGGCGGCATCTGGCCGAGGCGGATGACGCTGCCGGGCACCGGCGCGCACTCCTTCGCCGGGGTCACCATGGTCGCGGTCGCGCCTGGGCAGCGCAGGCGGGGCGCTCTCACCGGGGTGATGCGCTCGCTGCTGCACGACCTGCACGCCGAGGGCGGCGACCCGTTCGCCGCGCTGTGGGCCTCCGAGGGCGGCATCTACGGCCGGTACGGCTACGGGGTCGCGGTGGAGCGCCTGGAGATCGAGATCGACAAGGGCGCCAGGTTCCTGCCTACCGTGGACACCGGGACCGACCGGGTGCGCGAGGTGTCCAGGGAGGTCGCCGAACCGCTCATGCGCGAGCTGCACGCCAAGGTGGCCGCGCAGACCCCGGGCTGGCTGGAGCGGGACACCGACGCCTGGCACTACCGGCTGCTCGACGGGACGCAGCAGCGCAACGGCCGCCAGGCCTTCCGGTTCGCGGTGCACCCCGAGGGCTACGCGCTGTTCCGGATGCACCAGCGCCAGGTGCTCGCGGTGGAGGTGCACGAGCTGGTCACCACCGGCCCGGTCGGCTACGCCGCGCTCTGGCGGCACCTGCTCGACGCGGACCTGGCCGGCCTGGCCGACTACTGGTGCGCCGCGCCGGACGACCCGCTGCCGCACCTGCTGGCCGACCCGCGCGCGGTCCGGCGCGGGCGCTGCGACGCGCTGTGGCTGCGGCTGGTCGACGTGGACCGCGCGCTGCCGCTGCGGCGCTACGCGGGGCCGCTGGAGACCGTGCTGGAGCTGACCGACGAGTTCTGCCCGTGGAACGCCGGGCGCCGGCGGCTGCGGATCGGCGCGGACGGCCACGCCGAGGTGACCCGCACCGAGGACGAGCCGGAGCTGGCGCTGAGCACGACCGAGCTGGCCTCGGCCTTCCTCGGCGGGGTACGGCTGACCGCGCTGGCCGCCGCGGGCCGGGTGCGCGAGCTGCGGCCGGGCGCGCTGGCGCCGCTGAGCCGGGCATTCCTGACAGATCCGGCGCCGCACACCATCGAGAACTTCTGA
- a CDS encoding maleylpyruvate isomerase family mycothiol-dependent enzyme — protein MRPEALHTALGTAVAEFQAAVTSAGPDAPVPTCPGWTADALTAHLASVFALVADWIRTGRRHPPRPVPAAAPDAFATASATLLELLDPGQASRPYPTWCPWDRTMGFWIRRMAHEAVIHRVDAESALGAVTPVPAELAADGVDEVLTLWLGARQPPAVSGEHVVRLEVPGREWTIGLNPSVVDFCDGAEPEAVLRGPASALDLWLWGRGDAAGLTVEGDPAAVAALRSAVAAVT, from the coding sequence ATGCGCCCCGAAGCACTGCACACGGCACTGGGCACCGCGGTGGCTGAGTTCCAGGCCGCCGTGACCTCGGCCGGACCGGACGCGCCGGTGCCCACCTGCCCAGGCTGGACCGCCGACGCGCTCACCGCGCACCTGGCCTCGGTGTTCGCGCTGGTCGCGGACTGGATCCGCACCGGCCGCAGGCACCCGCCGAGACCGGTCCCGGCGGCCGCGCCGGACGCCTTCGCCACCGCCTCGGCCACCCTGCTGGAGCTGCTCGACCCCGGCCAGGCCAGCCGCCCGTACCCGACCTGGTGCCCGTGGGACCGCACGATGGGGTTCTGGATCCGGCGGATGGCGCACGAGGCGGTGATCCACCGGGTGGACGCCGAGTCCGCGCTGGGCGCGGTCACCCCGGTGCCTGCCGAGCTGGCCGCGGACGGGGTGGACGAGGTGCTCACGCTGTGGCTGGGCGCTCGCCAGCCGCCGGCTGTCAGCGGCGAACACGTTGTGCGGCTCGAGGTTCCGGGCCGGGAGTGGACGATCGGGCTGAACCCCTCGGTGGTCGACTTCTGCGACGGCGCCGAGCCGGAGGCGGTGCTGCGCGGCCCGGCCAGTGCACTGGACCTGTGGCTGTGGGGCCGGGGCGATGCGGCCGGGCTGACCGTCGAGGGCGACCCGGCCGCGGTGGCCGCGCTCCGGTCCGCGGTCGCCGCCGTCACCTGA
- a CDS encoding suppressor of fused domain protein — protein MQLIRHLERHLGPPEHEWDTDDTGTPMPFRIVRFGPDRPFGGVRTHATIGLSAHRLDLPGGWVWQELVMHTRDGELQEFVPALLDQVGAELLGAGAGLARGQVIGPRGQIFPVDELTAFYAALPVYLPDEFRTVTVGERPVQLTWLIPITSSEAEFAQRVGWAQLEKAFENEDPDLTDFHRRGVSAARQFE, from the coding sequence GTGCAGCTGATCCGACACCTGGAGCGCCACCTCGGCCCGCCGGAACACGAGTGGGACACCGACGACACCGGCACTCCGATGCCGTTCCGGATCGTGCGGTTCGGCCCGGACCGGCCCTTCGGCGGGGTGCGCACGCACGCCACCATCGGCCTGTCCGCACACCGGCTGGACCTGCCCGGCGGCTGGGTGTGGCAGGAGCTGGTCATGCACACCAGGGACGGGGAACTGCAGGAGTTCGTGCCCGCGCTGCTGGACCAGGTCGGGGCCGAACTGCTGGGCGCCGGCGCGGGGCTGGCGCGGGGGCAGGTGATCGGGCCTAGGGGGCAGATCTTCCCGGTCGACGAGCTGACCGCGTTCTACGCGGCGTTACCGGTCTATCTGCCGGACGAGTTCCGGACGGTGACGGTGGGCGAGCGGCCGGTGCAGCTGACCTGGCTGATCCCGATCACCAGCAGCGAGGCGGAGTTCGCGCAGCGTGTCGGCTGGGCGCAGTTGGAGAAGGCATTCGAGAACGAGGACCCGGATCTCACCGATTTCCACCGGCGGGGTGTTTCGGCGGCTCGCCAGTTCGAATAG
- a CDS encoding NADAR family protein: MTKADLLLFWGHRPEPDGSVGKGCLSQWWPAELDDDGLRLRSAEHYMMFHKALLFEDQDTAAKILAADNPGEAKTLGRQVRSFDSATWAARRFDIVVAGNLLKFTQHPDLGAYLLATGDRVLVEASPLDPVWGIGLAADDPRAADPAQWPGENLLGFALMAVRDRLRAAA; this comes from the coding sequence ATGACCAAGGCCGATCTGCTGCTGTTCTGGGGCCACCGGCCGGAGCCCGACGGGAGCGTCGGCAAGGGCTGCCTGAGCCAGTGGTGGCCAGCCGAGCTGGACGACGACGGCCTGCGGCTGCGCAGCGCCGAGCACTACATGATGTTCCACAAGGCGCTGCTGTTCGAGGACCAGGACACCGCGGCCAAGATCCTGGCCGCCGACAACCCCGGCGAGGCCAAGACCCTCGGCCGCCAGGTCCGCTCCTTCGACTCGGCTACCTGGGCCGCCCGCCGGTTCGACATCGTGGTCGCGGGCAACCTGCTCAAGTTCACCCAGCACCCCGACCTCGGCGCCTACCTGCTCGCCACCGGCGACCGGGTCCTGGTCGAGGCCAGCCCGCTCGACCCGGTCTGGGGCATCGGCCTGGCCGCTGACGACCCGAGGGCCGCCGACCCCGCGCAGTGGCCGGGGGAGAACCTGCTCGGCTTCGCCCTGATGGCGGTGCGCGACCGCCTGCGCGCCGCCGCGTAG
- a CDS encoding lysophospholipid acyltransferase family protein: MLYRLLKRLLGRLVRLVWRPTVIGLDNLPKKGAFILAANHLSFADSLMLPLVVPRQVAFLAKAEYFTGKGVKGAIMRWVFTALGQIPVERGKGRAAGQALDTALEVLQAGGAFGIYPEGTRSRDGQLHRGHVGVARLALTSGAPVIPVGLIGTDRLQPVGKKIPRIRPVTIHFGKPLEFNRYDGMNESLPILRSVTDEIMYQIMELSGQEYVDRYEKPPAAA, encoded by the coding sequence GTGCTGTACAGGTTGCTCAAGCGGCTACTGGGTCGGCTGGTCCGGTTGGTGTGGCGCCCCACGGTGATCGGGCTGGACAACCTGCCCAAGAAGGGCGCGTTCATCCTGGCCGCGAACCACCTGTCCTTCGCCGACAGCCTGATGCTCCCCCTGGTCGTCCCCCGCCAGGTCGCCTTCCTGGCCAAGGCCGAGTACTTCACCGGCAAGGGCGTCAAGGGCGCCATCATGCGCTGGGTCTTCACCGCCCTCGGCCAGATCCCGGTCGAACGCGGCAAGGGCCGAGCCGCCGGCCAGGCCCTGGACACCGCCCTGGAGGTCCTGCAGGCAGGCGGCGCCTTCGGCATCTACCCCGAGGGCACCCGCTCCCGCGACGGCCAGCTGCACCGCGGCCACGTCGGCGTCGCCCGCCTCGCCCTCACCAGCGGCGCCCCGGTCATCCCGGTCGGCCTGATCGGCACCGACCGCCTCCAGCCCGTCGGCAAGAAGATCCCCCGCATCCGCCCGGTCACCATCCACTTCGGCAAGCCGCTGGAGTTCAACCGGTACGACGGGATGAACGAGTCCCTGCCGATCCTGCGCTCGGTGACCGACGAGATCATGTACCAGATCATGGAACTCTCGGGCCAGGAGTACGTCGACCGCTACGAGAAGCCCCCAGCCGCCGCCTGA
- a CDS encoding YDG/SRA domain-containing protein — protein MAGLDVVRLLDTLRVNTASGQPARHQPLLLLWAAGRAARGAARMTSWQSVRAELTDLLDKFGRPGAKASPEYPFVALAHTAFWELDGHSEAVPAAHSSGVARWLTRNKPSGGLTAPVYRILATEHGRRNAFARKIIDRYFPGEDTEALLAAVQLGDLTFDRFGEVPWAPVGTHFVDRDAAFYAHVHRQRQAGICGKQSECAQSIVVSGGYEDDEDLGDVIIYTGQGGNEGKKQIADQTLTLGNKALANSCEEEEPVRVIRGYKGDPRFSPDSGYRYDGLYRVAAYWSEKGKSGFLVWRYKMVKYILSGIEVPLAEAVAKAEKTALTAPPGAAKPGRKSQLSSKIDRSIKVVKWVKKKHGSRCQICGLRLEVPNSYYAETAHIKPLGTPFDGPDVPENTLCLCPNHHALFDRGAVLIEDDLTIVNEITGKEMGTLVTVAGHNIEVEYLAWHRNYFRNRAIS, from the coding sequence GTGGCGGGGTTGGACGTTGTTCGACTGCTGGACACATTGCGGGTCAACACCGCATCAGGACAACCTGCGCGCCACCAGCCGCTTTTGTTGTTGTGGGCGGCTGGCAGGGCGGCCCGCGGCGCGGCACGGATGACCTCGTGGCAGTCGGTCCGAGCGGAGCTGACCGACCTGCTCGACAAGTTCGGTCGCCCCGGCGCGAAGGCGAGTCCGGAGTATCCCTTTGTTGCGCTGGCACACACCGCGTTCTGGGAGTTGGACGGACACAGCGAAGCGGTGCCAGCGGCGCACAGTTCCGGGGTGGCGAGGTGGCTGACGCGCAACAAGCCGTCTGGCGGTCTGACCGCGCCGGTGTACCGCATTCTGGCCACAGAGCACGGCCGGCGCAACGCGTTCGCCCGCAAGATCATCGACCGCTACTTCCCCGGCGAAGACACCGAGGCACTGCTGGCCGCCGTGCAGTTGGGCGACCTCACCTTCGATCGCTTTGGTGAGGTGCCCTGGGCCCCGGTGGGTACCCACTTCGTCGATCGGGACGCAGCCTTCTACGCCCACGTGCACCGCCAACGTCAGGCAGGCATCTGCGGCAAGCAGTCTGAGTGCGCCCAGTCCATCGTCGTCAGTGGTGGTTACGAGGATGACGAGGACCTAGGTGACGTCATTATCTACACAGGTCAAGGCGGCAACGAAGGAAAGAAGCAGATTGCAGACCAGACGCTAACTCTTGGCAATAAGGCGTTGGCAAACAGCTGCGAGGAAGAAGAGCCCGTTCGGGTTATTCGCGGCTACAAGGGAGATCCTCGGTTTTCTCCGGACTCGGGGTATCGATACGACGGCCTCTATCGTGTGGCGGCATACTGGTCCGAAAAGGGTAAGTCTGGCTTTCTTGTGTGGCGCTACAAGATGGTCAAGTATATCCTCTCTGGTATCGAGGTTCCGCTGGCTGAGGCGGTAGCCAAGGCGGAGAAGACTGCCCTGACTGCACCGCCTGGTGCGGCGAAGCCAGGGCGCAAGTCGCAGCTCAGCAGCAAGATTGACCGATCCATCAAGGTGGTCAAGTGGGTCAAGAAGAAGCACGGCAGTAGGTGTCAGATCTGCGGCTTGCGGCTAGAAGTGCCCAATTCCTATTATGCGGAGACGGCGCACATCAAGCCGCTGGGCACCCCATTTGACGGTCCGGACGTGCCGGAGAACACCCTCTGTCTGTGCCCGAACCACCATGCCCTGTTTGATCGCGGTGCCGTCCTTATTGAGGATGACCTGACGATCGTTAACGAGATAACCGGCAAAGAAATGGGCACGCTGGTGACGGTCGCCGGGCACAATATCGAGGTGGAATACCTGGCTTGGCACCGCAACTACTTCCGCAACCGTGCCATCAGCTAG
- a CDS encoding nuclear transport factor 2 family protein: MSTTTERYRTAGEAGDLTGVLATLAEDVVLHSPLTMRVRFEGKAEVRAVLTVALRELKGLRYRSDVGDERTRVLVHTATVGGQELEETARVELNAEGLISAITLSVRPLPGLTALMAAFAGPIARELGKPRWVVLALTLASKPLALLTRVGDRQLVPLATPDRG; the protein is encoded by the coding sequence ATGAGCACGACAACTGAGCGCTACCGCACCGCCGGTGAGGCCGGAGACCTGACGGGAGTGCTGGCGACCCTGGCCGAGGACGTGGTGCTGCACTCGCCACTGACGATGCGGGTGCGGTTCGAGGGCAAGGCCGAGGTGCGCGCGGTGCTGACCGTGGCCCTGCGGGAGCTGAAGGGGCTGCGGTACCGGTCTGACGTGGGTGACGAGCGGACGCGGGTGCTGGTGCACACGGCGACCGTGGGTGGGCAGGAGCTGGAGGAGACGGCGCGGGTCGAACTGAACGCGGAGGGGCTGATCTCCGCGATCACGCTGTCGGTGCGGCCACTGCCGGGGCTGACGGCGCTGATGGCGGCCTTCGCGGGACCGATCGCGCGCGAACTGGGCAAGCCGCGCTGGGTGGTCCTGGCACTGACCCTGGCCAGCAAGCCGCTGGCGCTGCTGACCAGGGTCGGGGACCGGCAGCTGGTGCCGCTGGCGACCCCGGACCGGGGCTAG
- a CDS encoding response regulator transcription factor: MPPPLRILIADDHPLFRIGLRDLLRGDGHEIVGLAADGFEAVRLAAETAPHLVLMDLAMPVMDGYEATTKILARDPSIRVVVLTVSEDQEAILKSIKAGATGYLLKGAGPTELRAAIDQACTGEPLTAPAPPHELTDREHELLRLLAKRLDTTTIAERLLVSPKTVRNTISRLQNKLDLPDRHALIRYGVRLGLDD; this comes from the coding sequence ATGCCGCCGCCCCTGCGCATCCTGATCGCCGACGACCACCCCCTGTTCCGCATCGGCCTGCGCGACCTGCTCCGCGGCGACGGCCACGAGATAGTCGGCCTGGCCGCCGACGGCTTCGAAGCGGTCCGCCTGGCCGCCGAGACAGCCCCCCACCTGGTCCTGATGGACCTGGCCATGCCCGTCATGGACGGCTACGAGGCCACCACCAAGATCCTGGCCAGGGACCCCAGCATCCGCGTGGTCGTGCTCACCGTCTCCGAAGACCAAGAGGCCATCCTCAAGTCCATCAAGGCAGGCGCCACCGGCTACCTACTCAAAGGCGCGGGCCCCACAGAACTAAGAGCAGCCATCGACCAGGCCTGCACCGGCGAACCCCTAACAGCCCCAGCCCCACCCCACGAGCTAACAGACCGAGAACACGAACTCCTACGCCTACTGGCAAAACGCCTGGACACCACGACAATCGCCGAACGCTTGCTGGTGAGCCCCAAGACAGTCCGCAACACCATCAGCAGACTCCAGAACAAGCTGGACCTACCAGACCGACACGCCCTGATCCGCTACGGCGTAAGACTGGGCCTGGACGACTAA